In Pseudomonas alcaliphila JAB1, a single window of DNA contains:
- a CDS encoding GNAT family N-acetyltransferase, which yields MSSVTWHCLHHRELDTATLYELLALRTQVFVVEQNCPYLETDGQDLVGDTGHLLARDESGLVGYLRLLDPQRMEGEVVIGRVVIAERARGTGLGHRLMEQALLECHQRWPGAPVYLSAQAHLQGYYGRYGFAAVTEVYLEDDIPHIGMRRAATDPS from the coding sequence ATGTCATCTGTCACCTGGCATTGCCTGCACCACCGCGAACTCGATACCGCCACCCTCTATGAACTGCTGGCGCTGCGCACCCAGGTGTTCGTGGTCGAGCAGAACTGCCCCTACCTGGAAACCGATGGCCAGGACCTGGTCGGTGACACCGGCCACCTGCTGGCGCGTGACGAGTCGGGGTTGGTGGGCTATCTGCGCCTGCTCGATCCGCAGCGTATGGAAGGCGAGGTGGTGATCGGTCGGGTGGTGATCGCCGAGCGGGCGCGCGGCACCGGGCTGGGTCACCGGCTGATGGAGCAGGCGCTGCTCGAGTGTCACCAGCGTTGGCCGGGCGCGCCGGTCTATCTGTCGGCGCAGGCGCATCTGCAGGGTTACTACGGGCGTTACGGTTTCGCGGCGGTGACCGAGGTGTATCTGGAGGATGACATCCCGCATATCGGCATGCGCCGGGCGGCTACCGATCCATCGTGA
- a CDS encoding SMI1/KNR4 family protein yields MEEVIEQLRELNEPVPVPLELPEEETLVEIQEQILIHLPFELREYLLKVSDVVYGRLEPVTASDPQSHTYLPEVAAEAWSLGLPRDLVPLCQDGRDYYAVDVEGQVWLWDGDEGELTDESWDSVWHWCRDVWLES; encoded by the coding sequence GTGGAAGAAGTCATCGAACAGCTGCGCGAACTCAACGAGCCGGTACCGGTACCGCTGGAGCTGCCGGAAGAAGAGACCCTGGTGGAAATTCAGGAGCAGATCCTCATTCACTTGCCCTTCGAGCTGCGCGAATACCTGCTCAAGGTCAGTGATGTGGTCTACGGCCGCCTGGAGCCAGTGACCGCCAGTGATCCGCAATCGCACACCTACCTGCCGGAAGTCGCCGCCGAAGCCTGGAGCCTGGGCCTACCGCGCGATCTGGTGCCGCTGTGCCAGGACGGCCGCGACTATTACGCCGTGGACGTGGAAGGTCAGGTCTGGCTGTGGGATGGCGACGAAGGCGAGCTGACCGACGAAAGCTGGGACTCGGTCTGGCACTGGTGCCGCGACGTCTGGCTGGAGAGCTGA
- a CDS encoding GntR family transcriptional regulator gives MADNLQEQLYQNIRSGLLAGRFQPGERLKIRDLAAQWGTSPMPVRAALQRLVAEGALEGEPQRSVRVPAMTRERYENIFQVRLGLEGLAVELATPRLQAADLALLRDCVARMDTAIEQRQVQDYLRANSQFHLHLYAACGNPVLLRSIESLWLQIGPFFNRLFTGADLSLRLNDFHEDAFAAIEAGDAKGARQAMEQDLLYFARFLLNLLALEQGEV, from the coding sequence ATGGCTGACAATCTGCAGGAACAGCTGTATCAGAACATCCGCTCGGGCCTGCTGGCAGGGCGCTTTCAACCTGGGGAGCGGTTGAAGATCCGTGACCTCGCGGCACAATGGGGCACCAGCCCGATGCCGGTGCGCGCGGCGTTGCAGCGGCTGGTGGCCGAGGGCGCGCTGGAGGGCGAGCCGCAGCGTTCGGTGCGGGTGCCGGCGATGACCCGCGAGCGCTACGAGAACATCTTCCAGGTGCGCCTGGGTCTGGAGGGGCTGGCGGTGGAGCTGGCCACGCCGCGCCTGCAGGCGGCCGACCTGGCCCTGCTGCGCGACTGTGTGGCGCGCATGGATACGGCCATCGAGCAGCGCCAGGTGCAGGACTACCTCCGCGCCAACAGCCAGTTCCACCTGCACCTGTACGCCGCCTGCGGCAACCCGGTGCTGCTGCGCTCGATCGAGTCGCTGTGGCTGCAGATCGGCCCCTTCTTCAACCGCCTGTTCACCGGCGCCGACCTGTCGCTGCGGCTCAACGACTTCCACGAGGACGCCTTCGCCGCCATCGAGGCCGGCGACGCCAAGGGCGCACGTCAGGCCATGGAGCAGGATCTACTGTATTTCGCGCGGTTTCTGCTCAACCTGCTGGCGTTGGAGCAGGGCGAGGTGTGA